ACCTGTTCAAGGCCCATTAGTAGCAGGAGGAAAATGGGATAATTAAGAGAAGGTCCACATGACTGACATTTCAGCAGCATCTTCAAAGGGTCTGAGGTATTTACTAGGTGTTCACTGATCTATCGCAATACTTCAGGTGAAGGTAGCAATCCAGTTGAAATAGGAGGCAGGAATCAAGCAGGTATTTTAGCAGCAGAATGGATGGTTTAAGGTAACCTTCTGCTTTTGCTCATAAAAAACTGAGGACATCCTGGTAATTAGTGATCAAGGGAagaaagcagaggaggaggaacaggtaTGGAAGGATGATGACAAAAATATTAGTTGAAGTGCTTGAGGGACATTCACATAAAAGTGACCAGTAGGTACTTGTGGATTAAAGGCCCAGTACTGGGACACAGACTGGACATGTGTAGTTTTGAGTTTTAAAGACAAGACCTGGGGAGTTCTATAGAAAATAGCAAATTTGGGCTGAGtctatggttgtggctcagtggtagcgcacttgcctggccatttgtgaggcactgggttcgagtctcaacaccgcatataaataaataaaataaaggtctatcaacaaattaaaaaaaaaagaaagaaaatggcaaattTCATTCCAGATCCGGTCATTAATTCTGATGGAGAAGAAAAAGTGCCACTTAGTAGTTGAAGCTTTTTAAATCAACCTGAACTTTCCAATCTAGGTAGtaaatgcttttgatttttacaattgATACTTATAACACACATATTGAGGActtaacccagggtgctttacctctaaactacatccccagcacctattTGAgttagggtctaagttgcttagggctttgctaaatcactaaggctggcttcaaactgtgACCCTCTTGTCTAAGCCTCCTGAGAtgttgggattatagacatgcaccactgcaccaagccagaagaaatattttcaaaagtcatGTTGTCAATTTACTATGAACAGCTACTTATTCAAGAAGTCATTAATAAAGTAGAAATgtgattattatatattaaaaataggaaacctttaaagaacaacaaaatactGAATAACTGACACTGGTTTATCTAAAAACggcaatttctttttaattccagGAATGGAAGATTGTGAAACAATGGAAGATGTATACATGGCTTCTGTGGAAACAGATCGGGGAGTAAAAGAACAGTTACATCTTTATGACACCAGAGGCCTACAGGAAGGCGTGGAGCTCCCAaagcattatttttcatttgctgaTGGCTTTGTTCTAGTGTACAGTGTGAATAACCTGGAATCTTTTCAAAGAGTGGAgcttctgaagaaagaaattgataaatTCAAAGACAAAA
This is a stretch of genomic DNA from Ictidomys tridecemlineatus isolate mIctTri1 chromosome 2, mIctTri1.hap1, whole genome shotgun sequence. It encodes these proteins:
- the Nkiras1 gene encoding NF-kappa-B inhibitor-interacting Ras-like protein 1 isoform X3 is translated as MGKGCKVVVCGLLSVGKTAILEQLLYGNHTIGMEDCETMEDVYMASVETDRGVKEQLHLYDTRGLQEGVELPKHYFSFADGFVLVYSVNNLESFQRVELLKKEIDKFKDKKEVNNCCIRKQNRPF